The Devosia sp. A16 genome includes a window with the following:
- a CDS encoding FliM/FliN family flagellar motor switch protein has translation MNTLDNIEVDITVELGAAIMPVHHLLRMGRGAVIELDTGENDPLRVYANNTLIARGEVKVEDGRLSVELTEKVRRPA, from the coding sequence ATGAACACTCTAGACAATATTGAAGTCGATATCACCGTCGAGCTGGGCGCCGCGATCATGCCGGTGCATCACCTGTTGCGCATGGGCCGTGGCGCGGTGATCGAGCTCGATACCGGCGAGAACGACCCCTTGCGCGTCTATGCCAACAACACGCTGATCGCGCGTGGCGAAGTGAAGGTCGAGGATGGCCGACTCAGCGTCGAGCTCACCGAAAAAGTCCGTCGGCCGGCGTGA
- the lipB gene encoding lipoyl(octanoyl) transferase LipB — MLTEALTTAPTCDTGTKLFRADGVPVEWRISEGYLPYPEALEAMKARAAAVAEGTAGEQVWLLEHPPLYTAGTSAAPEDLLSPNRFPVYDAGRGGQYTYHGPGQRVVYFMLDLRQRGRDVRCLVQGLEGLIIDTLASFNIRGERRDGRIGVWVARPDKGPGREDKVAAIGVRVSRWVTFHGIAINVSPTLSHFDGIVPCGISDQGVTSFEDLGQLVSMAEVDAALRAAFERRFGATADLRPQALVSAA; from the coding sequence ATGCTTACCGAAGCGTTAACGACTGCCCCAACTTGCGACACCGGGACCAAGCTGTTCCGCGCTGACGGCGTCCCCGTCGAGTGGCGAATCTCCGAGGGCTACCTCCCCTACCCCGAGGCGCTGGAGGCGATGAAGGCTCGCGCCGCGGCTGTGGCAGAGGGCACGGCCGGCGAACAGGTCTGGCTCCTGGAGCATCCGCCGCTATACACCGCCGGGACCTCCGCAGCGCCCGAGGACCTGCTGTCGCCCAACCGCTTCCCGGTCTACGACGCCGGGCGTGGCGGGCAGTACACCTATCACGGCCCCGGGCAGCGGGTGGTCTACTTCATGCTCGACCTGCGCCAGCGTGGCCGCGACGTGCGTTGCCTCGTGCAGGGGCTCGAGGGGCTGATCATCGATACGCTCGCTTCCTTCAACATCCGGGGCGAGCGGCGCGACGGCCGGATCGGCGTCTGGGTAGCGCGACCCGACAAGGGGCCGGGTCGCGAGGACAAGGTGGCGGCGATCGGCGTGCGCGTCAGCCGCTGGGTGACGTTTCATGGCATTGCGATAAATGTGTCGCCGACCCTTTCACATTTCGATGGTATCGTGCCGTGCGGCATCTCCGACCAGGGCGTGACCAGTTTCGAGGATCTCGGACAGCTGGTCTCGATGGCGGAAGTCGATGCCGCGCTGCGGGCGGCCTTCGAGCGCCGCTTCGGGGCGACGGCAGATCTGCGGCCGCAAGCCCTTGTCAGTGCCGCCTGA
- a CDS encoding DUF4282 domain-containing protein, producing the protein MTLDDLKKIFLGPTLFRLETILSPRLVPVLYATGLAALLLWSVGHLFVSFGRNFGDGLWGILEIAVYGALFLLVLRIVCEVLLVFFKANETVTRTVSLSRVPTSLIDEVRDAIHDIADDEPYADETSEGAAAAEPSASAVRRSARRTPPPSAKPDI; encoded by the coding sequence TTGACACTGGACGATCTCAAGAAAATCTTCCTCGGGCCGACGTTGTTCCGGCTGGAGACGATCCTCTCGCCGCGGCTGGTGCCGGTGCTTTACGCGACGGGGCTCGCGGCGCTGCTGCTCTGGTCGGTGGGGCACCTGTTCGTCAGCTTCGGCCGTAACTTCGGCGACGGCCTGTGGGGCATCCTCGAGATCGCCGTGTATGGCGCACTGTTCCTGCTCGTGCTGCGCATCGTCTGCGAAGTGCTGCTGGTGTTCTTCAAGGCCAACGAGACGGTGACCCGCACCGTCAGCCTCAGCCGCGTGCCGACCTCGCTGATCGACGAAGTGCGCGACGCCATCCACGATATCGCCGACGACGAGCCCTACGCGGACGAAACCAGCGAGGGCGCGGCGGCGGCCGAGCCCAGTGCCTCGGCGGTGCGGCGGAGCGCCAGGCGCACGCCACCCCCGAGTGCGAAGCCGGACATTTGA
- a CDS encoding DoxX family protein translates to MNLEALNRYQPHALAILRIVTALCFMAHGTQKMFGFPASQMGGGGFDLFSLMGLAAVLEVFGGLAILLGVFTRPVAFVLAGQMAYAFWFVHVPMMGQGNIIPAANGGDGAVLFCFVFLYLVFAGPGAWSVDEVLKSRRTLATA, encoded by the coding sequence ATGAACCTCGAAGCCCTCAACCGCTACCAGCCGCATGCCCTGGCTATCCTCCGCATCGTCACGGCACTGTGCTTCATGGCACACGGCACACAGAAAATGTTCGGCTTTCCGGCCTCGCAGATGGGTGGTGGCGGGTTCGATCTGTTCTCGCTGATGGGCCTCGCCGCAGTGCTCGAGGTGTTCGGTGGCCTCGCCATCCTGCTCGGAGTGTTCACGCGTCCGGTGGCCTTCGTCCTCGCCGGGCAGATGGCCTACGCCTTCTGGTTCGTGCACGTGCCGATGATGGGGCAGGGCAACATCATTCCGGCCGCCAATGGCGGGGACGGAGCCGTGCTGTTCTGTTTCGTGTTCCTCTATCTCGTCTTCGCCGGTCCGGGCGCCTGGAGCGTCGACGAAGTGCTGAAATCGCGGCGGACGCTGGCGACGGCATGA
- the rimO gene encoding 30S ribosomal protein S12 methylthiotransferase RimO, with product MTQAPKIGLVSLGCPKALVDSERIMTTLRSQGYAFSRDYEGADVVLVNTCGFLDSAKKESLEAIGEAVGANGRVIVTGCLGVEEEMIRATHPSVLAVTGPHQYEDVVNAVNTHVPPVPNKFVDLVPEAGLKLTPRHYAYMKISEGCNNRCTFCIIPQIRGDLASRPIASVLYEAERLVATGVKEIMVISQDTSAYGLDIKYQSSKFRGRDIEARFQTLAEELGKMDVWTRLHYVYPYPHVDSVIPLMAEGKILPYLDIPFQHAAPSVLKAMRRPANQVKTLDRIKAWRAVAPDLAIRSNFIVGFPGETEEDFEFLLDWLEEAEIDRIGCFEYEPVTGAPANDIEGIVPDELKRERYERLMEVAQDISAHVLGKKVGRTIDVLVDDVEPDTGRAIARSQWDAPEIDGTVIIHEADGIKVGDKVSVLVTDSDEYDLFAVPSAVAAKDDRKPSVVAG from the coding sequence ATGACACAAGCTCCGAAAATCGGCCTGGTCAGCCTCGGCTGCCCCAAGGCTCTCGTCGACTCCGAACGCATCATGACGACGCTGCGCTCGCAGGGTTATGCCTTCTCGCGCGACTACGAAGGCGCGGACGTGGTGCTGGTCAACACCTGCGGCTTCCTCGACAGCGCCAAAAAGGAAAGTCTCGAGGCGATCGGCGAGGCCGTCGGCGCCAATGGCCGCGTCATCGTCACCGGCTGCCTCGGCGTCGAAGAAGAAATGATCCGCGCCACCCATCCGAGCGTGCTCGCCGTCACCGGCCCACACCAGTACGAGGATGTGGTCAACGCGGTGAACACCCACGTGCCGCCGGTCCCGAACAAGTTCGTCGACCTGGTGCCGGAGGCCGGGCTGAAGCTGACGCCGCGGCACTACGCCTATATGAAGATCTCCGAAGGCTGCAACAACCGCTGCACCTTCTGCATCATCCCGCAGATCCGCGGCGACCTGGCCTCGCGCCCGATCGCCTCGGTGCTGTACGAAGCAGAGCGGCTGGTGGCGACGGGCGTCAAGGAGATCATGGTGATCTCGCAGGACACCTCGGCTTATGGCCTCGACATCAAGTACCAGAGCTCGAAGTTCCGCGGCCGTGACATCGAAGCGCGCTTCCAGACCCTCGCCGAAGAGCTGGGCAAGATGGACGTGTGGACCCGGCTCCACTACGTCTACCCCTACCCGCACGTCGACAGCGTCATCCCGCTGATGGCCGAGGGCAAGATCCTGCCCTATCTCGATATTCCGTTCCAGCACGCTGCACCGTCGGTGTTGAAGGCGATGCGCCGCCCGGCCAACCAGGTGAAGACGCTCGACCGGATCAAGGCCTGGCGTGCCGTCGCGCCGGATCTCGCCATCCGCTCCAACTTCATCGTCGGCTTCCCCGGCGAGACCGAGGAGGACTTCGAGTTCCTGCTCGATTGGCTGGAGGAAGCCGAGATCGATCGGATCGGCTGCTTCGAGTACGAGCCGGTGACCGGCGCACCTGCCAACGACATCGAGGGCATCGTCCCCGACGAGCTCAAGCGCGAGCGCTACGAGCGGTTGATGGAAGTGGCGCAGGACATCTCGGCCCATGTGCTCGGCAAGAAGGTCGGCCGCACCATCGACGTGCTGGTCGATGACGTCGAACCCGATACCGGCCGCGCCATTGCTCGCAGCCAGTGGGACGCGCCCGAGATCGACGGCACCGTGATCATCCACGAGGCCGATGGCATCAAGGTCGGCGACAAGGTGTCGGTGCTGGTGACAGACTCCGACGAGTACGACCTGTTTGCCGTGCCGTCGGCCGTCGCCGCCAAGGACGACCGCAAGCCTTCCGTCGTCGCCGGCTGA
- the folP gene encoding dihydropteroate synthase, with translation MAVHREYALAPAGATLRLGRTARLMGILNVTPDSFSDGGRFDAVPAALVQARHMLAEGADIIDIGGESTRPGAEEVSAADELARVLPAIAALRADGIVAPISIDTYKAEVAERAVAAGATIINDVYGLQREPDLAAVAATTRTPLVLMHWDKARDTGRDVLAAMARYFEVTLAIADKAGVTRESIVLDPGFGFAKSLSENYEILRRLPELLALGFPVLVGTSRKSMIGKLLDVPADERLAGTVATSVLGYAAGAHVFRVHDIRPNRDALRIAEAALYGPQQ, from the coding sequence ATGGCAGTGCATCGCGAGTATGCATTGGCGCCTGCTGGCGCCACGCTACGGCTCGGCCGCACTGCCCGGCTGATGGGCATCCTTAACGTCACCCCCGACAGCTTTTCCGACGGCGGCCGCTTCGATGCGGTGCCGGCGGCGCTGGTCCAGGCCCGCCACATGCTGGCCGAGGGCGCCGACATCATCGATATCGGCGGCGAGAGCACTCGGCCGGGCGCCGAGGAAGTCTCGGCCGCCGATGAGCTGGCGCGGGTTCTGCCGGCAATTGCGGCGTTGCGCGCTGACGGCATCGTGGCGCCGATCTCGATCGATACCTACAAGGCCGAGGTGGCGGAGCGTGCCGTCGCCGCCGGAGCGACGATCATCAACGACGTCTACGGCCTGCAGCGCGAGCCGGACCTGGCGGCGGTGGCCGCGACGACGAGGACTCCGCTGGTGCTGATGCACTGGGACAAGGCGCGCGACACCGGCCGAGACGTGCTGGCCGCGATGGCGCGGTATTTCGAGGTGACCCTCGCTATCGCCGACAAGGCCGGCGTGACGCGGGAGAGCATCGTGCTCGATCCGGGCTTCGGCTTTGCCAAGTCGCTCAGCGAGAACTATGAAATCCTGCGGCGACTGCCCGAGCTGCTGGCGCTGGGCTTTCCGGTGCTGGTCGGCACCTCCAGGAAATCGATGATCGGCAAGTTGCTGGACGTGCCGGCCGACGAGCGGCTGGCCGGGACTGTGGCGACCTCGGTCCTGGGGTATGCCGCCGGCGCCCACGTCTTTCGGGTCCATGATATTCGACCCAACCGCGACGCCCTGCGCATCGCCGAGGCGGCCCTCTATGGGCCGCAACAGTAG
- the folB gene encoding dihydroneopterin aldolase, whose translation MTRDFDGDRIILSDLGFFGYHGVIPEEAVLGQRFFVDLVCGADLLAAGRSDELQHSISYAEIYDVTKAAFEERRFQLIEAVGQHIVDRLFEAFPAIRWVQVRVKKPSAPIAMVAGEAAIELRRSREGR comes from the coding sequence GTGACCAGAGACTTTGACGGCGACCGCATCATCCTCAGTGACCTGGGGTTCTTCGGTTATCACGGCGTGATCCCCGAGGAAGCGGTGCTCGGCCAGCGCTTCTTCGTCGATCTGGTCTGCGGCGCGGATCTGCTTGCGGCCGGACGCAGCGACGAGCTGCAGCACTCGATCTCCTACGCCGAGATCTACGATGTCACCAAGGCAGCCTTCGAGGAGCGGCGGTTCCAGTTGATCGAAGCGGTGGGCCAGCACATTGTCGACCGGCTGTTCGAGGCATTTCCGGCCATCCGCTGGGTGCAGGTCCGGGTGAAGAAACCTTCGGCTCCCATCGCCATGGTGGCCGGCGAGGCGGCGATCGAACTGCGCCGCTCCCGGGAGGGTCGCTGA
- the folK gene encoding 2-amino-4-hydroxy-6-hydroxymethyldihydropteridine diphosphokinase — protein sequence MARAWLGLGANIGNPPAQVREAVERLDAWPGITVVAQSAMLLTKPWGKTDQPDFSNMVVEVETSLAPLELLDACLGIEREMGRVRDIRWGPRRIDIDVVAYERLELDTERLHVPHRYAHERDFVLEPLREIAPEVAEWIVGRIEGA from the coding sequence ATGGCACGTGCGTGGCTCGGGCTTGGCGCCAATATCGGCAATCCGCCGGCTCAGGTGCGCGAGGCGGTAGAGCGACTCGATGCCTGGCCCGGCATCACCGTGGTGGCGCAGTCTGCAATGCTGCTCACCAAGCCCTGGGGCAAGACCGACCAGCCGGACTTTTCCAACATGGTGGTGGAAGTCGAGACCAGCCTCGCGCCGCTCGAGCTGCTCGATGCCTGCCTTGGCATAGAACGTGAGATGGGGCGGGTGCGGGACATTCGCTGGGGACCGAGGCGGATCGACATCGACGTGGTCGCCTATGAGCGGCTGGAGCTCGATACAGAGCGCCTGCACGTGCCGCACCGCTATGCGCATGAACGCGATTTCGTGCTCGAGCCGCTACGGGAGATCGCGCCTGAGGTGGCGGAATGGATTGTGGGGCGCATAGAGGGAGCTTAG
- a CDS encoding ATP12 family chaperone protein, translating to MREFLEDAEQHRNDGYGRAQHLNKVELPKRFYKEVGVGSAPGGFAVTLDGKTPRTPAQKPVVVPHQAVAAAMAEEWAAQQEFIDPKTMPVVRLINSAVEAGDERLEALREEIVKYSGNDLLLYRADTPRELVAEQERVWDAVLVKLARHFEIGFQPTIGILHQPQPAPTLERLRLSLADAELIEAVTLNSLTGITGSGLLSIALREGLLTPKEVWTAAHVDEDHNIRLWGEVEEATERRAKRRLEFDAAVRVLEMVRG from the coding sequence ATGCGCGAATTTCTCGAAGACGCCGAACAGCACCGCAATGACGGCTACGGCCGGGCGCAGCACCTCAACAAGGTCGAACTGCCCAAGCGCTTCTACAAGGAGGTGGGCGTCGGGTCCGCGCCAGGCGGCTTTGCGGTGACGCTGGACGGCAAGACGCCGCGCACCCCGGCGCAGAAGCCCGTGGTGGTGCCGCACCAGGCGGTGGCTGCCGCCATGGCGGAGGAATGGGCGGCGCAGCAGGAGTTCATCGATCCCAAGACCATGCCGGTGGTCCGGCTGATCAACTCGGCGGTCGAAGCCGGCGACGAGCGGCTCGAAGCGCTGCGCGAGGAGATCGTCAAGTATTCCGGTAACGACCTGCTGCTCTATCGCGCCGACACGCCGCGCGAACTGGTCGCCGAGCAGGAGCGGGTGTGGGACGCGGTGCTGGTGAAGCTCGCCCGTCACTTCGAGATCGGCTTCCAGCCCACCATCGGCATCCTGCACCAGCCGCAACCGGCCCCGACGCTCGAGCGGCTGCGCCTGTCGCTTGCCGATGCAGAATTGATCGAGGCGGTGACGCTCAACTCGCTGACCGGCATCACCGGCTCGGGTCTGCTGAGCATCGCGCTGCGCGAGGGGCTGCTAACGCCTAAGGAGGTGTGGACGGCGGCGCATGTCGACGAAGACCACAATATCCGCCTGTGGGGCGAAGTCGAGGAAGCCACCGAACGCCGCGCCAAACGGCGGCTGGAGTTCGATGCGGCAGTGCGCGTGCTGGAGATGGTCAGGGGTTAG
- a CDS encoding HAD family hydrolase produces MRLVVFDLDGTLINSEALIIETVRESFASVGQAIPTDDQIRSISGITARDAMGILAPGVDSDRIDVILNAYRAAYLQKAGLAREPMFEGALDALDRLQADPETILAVATGKGHAGAITLLERHQIIGRFNSIQTPAHNRGKPDPQMIETAMHKAGIGREATVMIGDTSHDMKMARNAGVKALGVSWGYHAVAELEAAGAHLVIHRMDELVDAVDKLLEA; encoded by the coding sequence ATGCGGCTCGTCGTCTTCGATCTCGATGGCACCCTGATCAATTCCGAAGCGCTGATCATCGAGACGGTGCGCGAGTCCTTCGCCTCTGTCGGCCAGGCAATCCCCACTGACGATCAGATTCGTTCGATCTCCGGCATCACCGCGCGCGACGCCATGGGGATCCTCGCGCCAGGGGTCGACAGTGACCGGATCGACGTGATCCTCAACGCTTACCGGGCAGCCTACCTGCAGAAGGCCGGTCTCGCCCGCGAGCCGATGTTCGAAGGGGCCCTGGACGCGCTCGACCGCCTGCAGGCCGACCCCGAAACCATCCTCGCCGTCGCGACCGGCAAGGGGCACGCCGGCGCCATCACACTGCTGGAGCGCCACCAGATCATCGGTCGGTTCAACTCGATCCAGACCCCGGCCCACAATCGCGGCAAGCCCGATCCGCAGATGATCGAGACGGCGATGCACAAGGCCGGCATCGGCCGCGAAGCCACCGTAATGATCGGCGATACGTCGCACGACATGAAGATGGCCCGAAACGCCGGGGTCAAGGCGCTGGGGGTATCCTGGGGGTATCACGCGGTGGCCGAGCTCGAGGCCGCCGGAGCGCACCTCGTCATCCATCGCATGGACGAACTGGTCGACGCCGTCGACAAGCTGCTGGAGGCCTGA
- a CDS encoding HAD-IA family hydrolase yields MRLIVFDMDGTLIDTQALISEHMGSAFRSLDLPPPTPAQVRQIIGLSLPVAVGQLAGTDDIDVIEGIVGQYKSFYKASLEHEFDREPLYPGAREALDRLREQKGTVLGIATGKGLTGVARILDNHRITGHFTTLQTPDHNPSKPHPGMLLSAMEETGADPNRTVMVGDTVFDMELARAAKVRSIGVSWGYHDAADLLKAGAGTLIHDYSELDAAIERVLE; encoded by the coding sequence GTGCGGCTCATCGTCTTCGACATGGATGGCACACTCATCGATACCCAGGCGCTCATCTCCGAGCACATGGGATCGGCGTTTCGCTCGCTCGACCTGCCGCCGCCCACGCCGGCGCAGGTGCGGCAGATCATTGGGCTGTCGCTGCCGGTAGCGGTCGGGCAGCTTGCCGGGACCGACGATATCGATGTGATCGAAGGCATCGTCGGGCAGTACAAGAGTTTCTACAAGGCCTCGCTCGAGCATGAGTTCGACCGCGAACCGCTCTACCCGGGAGCGCGCGAAGCGCTGGATCGGTTGCGCGAGCAGAAGGGGACTGTCCTCGGCATCGCCACCGGCAAGGGCCTCACGGGCGTTGCCCGCATTCTCGACAATCACAGGATCACCGGGCACTTCACTACCCTGCAGACGCCCGACCACAACCCGTCGAAGCCGCATCCCGGCATGCTGCTCAGCGCCATGGAGGAAACCGGTGCCGACCCGAACCGGACGGTGATGGTGGGCGACACGGTGTTCGACATGGAGCTGGCGCGCGCCGCCAAGGTGCGCTCGATCGGCGTCAGTTGGGGTTATCACGATGCGGCAGACCTGCTCAAAGCCGGGGCAGGGACCTTGATCCACGACTATTCCGAGCTCGATGCCGCGATCGAGCGCGTGCTCGAATAG
- a CDS encoding RluA family pseudouridine synthase translates to MQTVARDEDGMRLDRWFATHFPQVTFGHLQKLLRSGQIRVDSGRVKANARLTAGQIVRVPPIEAAPVRAEGEINSKDAEFLRSIILYEDDELYVFNKPHGLASQGGSGTKRHMDGLLKSLPNKKGEAPRLVHRLDRDTSGCLVVAKTKAAAAHFGEVFSSRQARKIYWAVVWGNPHPKQGSISCFLAKQATTDGEQMVVVPQGTPGAQHSMSYYSTTDTAARRFAWVTLKPVTGRTHQLRVHMAQLHNPIMGDPRYFNIENWTPPDEISKGLHLHARRIRLPLRNGQVLDVSAPLPPHMQATFDVLGFNADRYDVQDQDPEQD, encoded by the coding sequence ATGCAGACCGTCGCCCGCGACGAGGACGGCATGCGGCTCGACCGATGGTTCGCGACGCACTTCCCGCAGGTCACCTTCGGTCATCTGCAGAAGCTGTTGCGCTCGGGCCAGATCCGAGTGGACAGCGGCCGGGTGAAGGCCAATGCGCGGCTCACTGCCGGTCAGATCGTACGGGTGCCGCCGATCGAGGCGGCGCCGGTGCGCGCCGAAGGCGAGATCAACTCCAAGGATGCCGAGTTCCTGCGCTCGATCATTCTTTACGAGGACGACGAACTCTACGTCTTCAACAAGCCGCATGGCCTTGCCTCGCAGGGGGGATCGGGCACCAAGCGCCACATGGATGGCCTGTTGAAGAGCCTGCCCAACAAGAAGGGCGAGGCGCCGCGGCTGGTGCACCGGCTCGACCGCGACACCTCGGGTTGCCTGGTCGTCGCCAAGACCAAAGCGGCGGCGGCGCATTTCGGTGAGGTGTTCTCGTCGCGCCAGGCGCGCAAGATCTACTGGGCGGTGGTTTGGGGCAACCCGCATCCCAAGCAGGGCTCGATCTCGTGCTTCCTCGCCAAGCAGGCGACCACCGACGGCGAGCAGATGGTGGTGGTGCCGCAGGGCACGCCCGGCGCGCAACACTCGATGAGCTATTATTCGACCACCGACACGGCGGCGCGGCGCTTCGCCTGGGTGACGCTGAAGCCGGTGACGGGACGGACGCACCAGTTGCGCGTGCATATGGCGCAGCTGCACAACCCGATCATGGGCGACCCGCGCTATTTCAACATCGAGAACTGGACGCCGCCGGACGAGATTTCGAAGGGCCTGCACCTGCATGCCCGGCGCATCCGGCTGCCGCTGCGCAACGGCCAGGTGCTCGACGTCTCGGCGCCCTTGCCGCCGCACATGCAGGCGACGTTCGACGTGCTGGGCTTCAATGCCGACCGCTACGATGTGCAGGATCAGGATCCGGAGCAGGACTGA
- the crcB gene encoding fluoride efflux transporter CrcB — translation MNAYLLVGIGGALGALLRFGAQNSIGSLSNGFPIATLLINIVGSIAMGVLVGVLAKTTPQYQNEIRLFVAVGIFGGFTTFSSFSLDAIVLIERGDILLAAVYIVGSVLLSLAGLWMGMLAMRVIA, via the coding sequence ATGAACGCATATCTTCTCGTCGGCATCGGCGGCGCGCTGGGCGCCCTCTTGCGCTTTGGCGCACAGAACTCGATCGGCAGCCTCTCCAATGGCTTTCCGATCGCGACGTTGCTCATCAACATCGTCGGCTCCATCGCCATGGGCGTGCTGGTCGGGGTGCTCGCCAAGACCACGCCGCAATACCAGAACGAGATCCGGCTGTTCGTCGCCGTCGGCATCTTCGGCGGCTTTACCACCTTCTCGAGCTTCTCGCTCGACGCCATCGTGCTGATCGAGCGCGGCGACATCCTCCTTGCAGCGGTCTACATCGTCGGCTCGGTGCTGCTGTCGCTCGCCGGCCTCTGGATGGGCATGCTGGCCATGCGGGTGATCGCATGA
- a CDS encoding flotillin family protein, producing the protein MYDQLISTLIVAAIIIVAIFVIGMIIARLYRRASKEVSFVRTGFGGQRVIMNGGALVLPVLHETIPVNMNTLRLEVVRTAEQALITKDRMRVDVQAEFYVRVQPTAEAIADAAQTLGRRTMEPQALKELVEGKFVDALRAVAAEMAMEELHEQRVNFVQKVQAAVSEDILKNGLELESVSLTGLDQTNREFFNPNNVFDAEGLTKMTQSIEDRRKTRNEIEQNTQVAIARKNLEAQQEQFTITRDSEYARLNNEREIAIRIDQQNAEIESLRAQRATEAEAARTLSRQQVKEASIKADQAIALSEQISATAIAAKSEEQSKAEAKADAARALAAKAAEEVETARLTEIAERTKRIQLIEAEQEAQKASINIVVSSDAEKQAAKNRAEAARTLAQGEAEAAKLKAAATEVTYAVEAEGKQKLNEAANHLSPEQIAMNIRMALIQALPSIIAESVKPMENIDGIKILHVDGLAGGGSNGNGGMNGHAGGGIADQAVDAALRYRSQAPLIDALLAELGLKGGTLNGLVSSAVAPALEIEADEEQETAAGA; encoded by the coding sequence ATGTACGACCAGCTCATTTCGACCCTGATCGTGGCCGCCATCATCATAGTCGCGATCTTCGTGATCGGCATGATCATCGCGCGGCTCTATCGTCGCGCCAGCAAGGAAGTGTCCTTCGTCCGCACCGGCTTCGGCGGGCAACGGGTGATCATGAACGGCGGCGCCCTGGTGCTGCCGGTGCTGCACGAGACCATTCCGGTCAACATGAACACCCTCCGCCTGGAAGTGGTGCGCACGGCCGAGCAGGCGCTGATCACCAAGGATCGCATGCGCGTCGACGTGCAGGCCGAATTCTATGTGCGGGTGCAGCCGACCGCTGAGGCGATCGCCGACGCTGCGCAGACGCTCGGTCGCCGCACCATGGAACCGCAGGCGCTGAAGGAACTGGTGGAAGGCAAGTTCGTCGATGCGCTCCGCGCCGTCGCCGCCGAGATGGCGATGGAAGAACTGCATGAGCAGCGCGTCAACTTCGTCCAGAAGGTGCAAGCCGCAGTCTCCGAGGACATTCTCAAGAACGGGCTGGAGCTCGAGTCGGTGTCGCTTACCGGCCTCGACCAGACCAACCGGGAATTCTTCAACCCCAACAACGTGTTCGACGCCGAGGGTCTGACCAAGATGACCCAGTCGATCGAGGACCGGCGCAAGACGCGCAACGAGATCGAGCAGAACACCCAGGTGGCGATCGCGCGGAAGAACCTCGAGGCGCAGCAGGAGCAGTTCACCATCACCCGTGACTCCGAGTATGCCCGCCTCAACAACGAGCGCGAAATCGCCATCCGCATCGACCAGCAGAACGCCGAGATCGAAAGCCTGCGCGCCCAGCGCGCCACCGAGGCGGAGGCGGCGCGAACGCTGAGCCGGCAGCAGGTAAAGGAGGCGTCGATCAAGGCGGACCAGGCCATCGCGCTGTCCGAGCAGATCAGCGCCACGGCGATTGCCGCCAAATCCGAGGAGCAGTCAAAGGCCGAGGCCAAGGCTGACGCGGCGCGGGCGCTCGCCGCCAAGGCCGCCGAAGAGGTGGAGACCGCCCGCCTCACCGAGATCGCCGAGCGTACCAAGCGGATCCAGCTGATCGAGGCCGAGCAGGAAGCACAGAAGGCATCGATCAACATCGTGGTGTCGTCGGACGCCGAGAAGCAGGCGGCCAAGAACCGTGCCGAGGCCGCCCGCACGCTGGCCCAGGGCGAGGCCGAAGCCGCCAAGCTGAAAGCGGCTGCCACCGAAGTCACCTATGCCGTCGAGGCCGAAGGCAAGCAGAAGCTCAACGAGGCTGCCAACCATCTTTCGCCCGAACAGATCGCCATGAACATCCGCATGGCGCTGATTCAGGCGCTGCCCTCGATCATCGCCGAGTCGGTGAAGCCGATGGAGAACATCGACGGCATCAAGATCCTGCATGTCGATGGCTTGGCCGGCGGCGGCAGCAACGGCAATGGCGGCATGAACGGCCACGCCGGCGGCGGGATCGCCGATCAGGCGGTCGACGCGGCGCTGCGCTACCGTAGCCAGGCACCACTGATCGACGCGCTGCTCGCCGAACTCGGCCTCAAGGGTGGCACGCTCAACGGGCTCGTCTCATCGGCCGTGGCGCCGGCGCTGGAGATCGAGGCTGACGAGGAGCAGGAGACCGCCGCCGGCGCGTAA